The following proteins come from a genomic window of Flavobacterium crocinum:
- a CDS encoding aminopeptidase P N-terminal domain-containing protein: MKPILLLLTLITISTGIHSQENLPKDYLPKEFHKGRREAFRELMPANSVAVVFSYPERVFSKDINYTYHANPDMYYLTGYKEPDAVLLLFKEPQGEEKYTEVLFVRERNATQETWTGRRLGIEGAKSKLGFTTVYNGKDFNAFAIDFKKFDKIIYDKIPTDLGKNKSGFDLFGLIESFKSKASIKADDEAPVVLFTNITNSLREIKTPEELDLMRKSVKLSCIAHNEVMKAVGPDMSENEADGIHRYIHKHYGAEDEGYPPIVGAGANGCILHYGENNATKMDNQLLLMDVGSEYHGYSADVTRTVPANGKFSEEQKAIYQLVYEAQEEVFKICKVGTPFQDLNKKAREVITAGLIKLGIITDPKDVRIYYPHSCSHFLGLDVHDKGNYMSILKENMIFTVEPGIYIPANSKCDKKWWNIGVRIEDDILITKNSYENLSAESPRKWQDVEALAKQKSTFNEMKFPKI; encoded by the coding sequence ATGAAACCAATTTTGCTCTTGCTTACTCTTATAACTATAAGTACAGGTATTCATTCTCAGGAAAACCTTCCAAAAGATTATCTTCCAAAAGAATTTCACAAAGGACGTCGTGAAGCTTTTAGAGAATTAATGCCTGCCAATTCTGTTGCGGTAGTTTTTTCTTATCCGGAAAGAGTTTTTTCAAAAGACATTAATTATACTTATCATGCAAATCCTGATATGTATTATTTGACTGGTTACAAAGAACCAGATGCCGTTTTGCTTCTTTTTAAAGAACCACAGGGAGAAGAAAAATATACCGAAGTTCTTTTCGTTAGAGAAAGAAATGCTACTCAGGAAACCTGGACTGGAAGACGTTTAGGCATTGAAGGTGCAAAATCAAAACTAGGTTTTACAACAGTTTACAACGGAAAAGACTTTAATGCTTTTGCAATTGATTTTAAAAAATTTGACAAAATTATCTACGACAAAATTCCAACAGATCTTGGGAAAAATAAATCAGGTTTTGATCTTTTTGGTTTAATTGAATCTTTCAAATCTAAAGCTTCAATTAAAGCTGATGATGAAGCTCCTGTAGTACTTTTTACTAATATCACTAATTCTTTAAGAGAAATTAAAACTCCTGAAGAATTAGATTTAATGCGAAAATCGGTTAAACTTTCCTGTATTGCGCACAACGAAGTTATGAAAGCTGTTGGCCCAGACATGAGCGAAAATGAAGCAGACGGAATCCACAGATACATTCACAAACATTATGGTGCAGAAGACGAAGGTTATCCTCCAATTGTTGGCGCGGGAGCAAATGGCTGTATTTTGCACTATGGAGAAAACAATGCAACCAAAATGGACAATCAATTATTATTGATGGACGTTGGATCTGAATACCACGGTTATTCTGCCGATGTTACGCGAACTGTTCCTGCAAACGGAAAATTTAGCGAAGAACAAAAAGCAATCTATCAATTGGTTTATGAAGCTCAGGAAGAGGTTTTCAAGATTTGCAAAGTCGGAACTCCTTTTCAGGATTTAAACAAAAAAGCAAGAGAAGTTATTACTGCCGGATTAATCAAACTGGGAATTATTACAGATCCAAAAGACGTTAGAATTTATTATCCACACAGCTGTTCACACTTTCTTGGTTTAGATGTTCATGATAAAGGAAATTATATGAGCATCTTAAAAGAAAACATGATTTTTACCGTTGAACCGGGAATTTACATTCCAGCCAACAGTAAATGTGATAAAAAATGGTGGAATATCGGCGTTCGTATTGAAGATGATATTTTAATTACCAAAAACTCATACGAAAACCTTTCTGCAGAATCTCCAAGAAAATGGCAGGATGTAGAAGCTTTGGCCAAACAGAAAAGCACTTTTAACGAAATGAAGTTTCCTAAGATATAA
- a CDS encoding SMI1/KNR4 family protein — MTIKDIETKYGFQFPFLYKQLDADGMLDVGEYGPNWFTEVYPTLKDNPPLLLHSYDFESLNLKSVAEEIEELRDPEDYRNINPEFKFIPFAKSGGGDHYCFFLNDEENGDVPIVFVWHDSNEVNYLAKNLQDFIFKVLLIDMSQQDLYNELSDEEFRSDLESVFKSHKKYLTERQNEILESILKREIIDYEINVSPKIVEIARGLLTDHELESIVNEVIPFDKMNKSFKYSNE; from the coding sequence ATGACTATAAAAGACATTGAAACAAAATACGGATTCCAATTCCCGTTTCTATACAAACAGTTAGATGCCGATGGTATGCTGGATGTTGGAGAATACGGTCCAAATTGGTTTACAGAAGTTTATCCAACCTTAAAAGATAATCCGCCTTTGCTTTTGCATTCTTACGATTTTGAATCTCTCAATTTGAAATCGGTTGCTGAGGAAATAGAAGAACTTAGAGATCCGGAAGATTATCGAAATATAAATCCGGAATTTAAATTTATCCCTTTTGCGAAAAGCGGTGGCGGAGATCACTACTGTTTTTTTCTAAATGATGAAGAAAACGGAGATGTGCCAATTGTCTTTGTATGGCACGATTCTAATGAAGTCAATTATCTGGCTAAAAACCTGCAGGATTTTATTTTTAAAGTTTTACTGATCGATATGTCACAACAGGATTTGTATAATGAACTAAGTGACGAAGAATTTAGAAGTGACTTAGAATCGGTTTTTAAATCTCATAAAAAATATTTAACAGAGCGTCAGAACGAGATTTTAGAGTCTATTCTAAAACGCGAAATTATCGATTACGAAATTAATGTTTCTCCAAAAATAGTAGAAATAGCAAGGGGTTTGTTGACAGATCACGAATTAGAATCCATAGTTAATGAAGTGATTCCTTTTGATAAAATGAACAAAAGTTTTAAATATTCGAACGAATAA
- a CDS encoding ABC transporter permease → MKQFFTFIKKEFLHVLRDKKTLLILFGMPVVQILIFGFALTNEVKNSKIVVVDYAKDVASKEIINKIEASRYFEIDHILSGTNELETAFKTGKIKMAVVFPENFNSNLLHQNKAQIQIIADASDPNQATTLINYASSIIADYQSQMNQLSLAPYRIQPQVKMLYNPQLKGAPNFVPGVMALILMLICVMMTAISIVKEKETGTMEILLVSPFKPILVILSKAVPYLILSTINVASILLLSFFVLELPIKGNLVLLFSESILFIITCLTLGIFISVKTDSMQTAMLLSLMGMLLPTLLFSGFMFPVENMPIPLQIFSNIVPAKWYYIIVKRIMIEGLGFAAVWKETLILVGTTLFLLFISLKSFKIRMS, encoded by the coding sequence ATGAAACAGTTTTTTACCTTCATAAAAAAAGAATTCCTGCATGTATTGCGGGATAAAAAGACACTGCTTATCCTTTTCGGAATGCCGGTTGTTCAAATTTTAATTTTCGGTTTTGCGCTTACCAATGAAGTAAAAAACTCAAAAATTGTAGTAGTTGATTATGCTAAAGATGTGGCTTCAAAAGAAATCATTAATAAAATTGAAGCCAGCAGATATTTTGAAATCGATCATATTTTATCCGGAACAAACGAGCTTGAAACTGCTTTTAAAACCGGAAAAATAAAAATGGCTGTTGTTTTTCCCGAAAACTTTAACAGTAATCTTTTACATCAAAATAAAGCTCAAATTCAAATCATTGCAGATGCTTCAGATCCAAATCAGGCAACTACATTAATCAATTATGCCTCTTCCATTATTGCCGATTATCAATCCCAAATGAATCAGCTTAGTTTAGCTCCTTATCGCATTCAGCCACAAGTCAAAATGCTTTATAATCCACAATTAAAAGGTGCTCCTAATTTTGTTCCCGGCGTCATGGCATTGATTTTAATGCTGATTTGCGTAATGATGACCGCGATTTCTATTGTAAAAGAAAAAGAAACGGGAACCATGGAAATTTTATTAGTTTCTCCATTTAAACCTATTTTGGTAATTCTTTCTAAAGCCGTTCCTTATTTGATATTATCTACTATAAATGTAGCTTCTATTTTATTACTGAGCTTTTTTGTTTTAGAGCTTCCAATAAAAGGAAATCTCGTTTTACTGTTTTCAGAAAGCATTTTATTTATCATAACCTGTTTAACACTCGGCATTTTTATTTCCGTAAAAACCGATTCCATGCAAACTGCAATGTTACTTTCTCTTATGGGAATGCTCCTTCCTACTCTGCTGTTTAGCGGTTTTATGTTTCCTGTTGAAAATATGCCAATTCCGTTGCAGATTTTCTCCAACATCGTTCCTGCAAAATGGTATTACATTATTGTAAAAAGAATTATGATCGAAGGTCTTGGCTTTGCCGCCGTCTGGAAAGAAACTTTAATTCTTGTCGGAACTACTCTTTTTTTATTGTTCATAAGCCTCAAAAGCTTTAAAATCCGAATGTCATGA
- a CDS encoding ABC transporter permease, whose product MRILRFLLIKEFKQIFRNRAILAIILAMPVIQLIILPLAANYEVKNINLAVIDNDHSDYSRDLITEVTSSGYFRLTGYSQSYRKALHLVEEDKADIILEIPKNFEKELLTENQQQLFITINAVNGTKAGLGGGYISSIIQEYNNQIRIKNSVPDKFNAMPVIEITSSNWYNPNLNYQLYMVPGVLAMLVTLVGGFLSALNIVKEKEGGTIEQINVSPIKKYHFILGKLIPFWILGNVVFGLGLIVSWIFYGIVPLGSILLLYGFVVLYLLAILGFGLLVSTFCETQQQAMLIMFFFIMIFVLMGGLFTSIDSMPEWAKMVSKFNPVSYFIDVMRMVIIKGSTFQDIKPHMLIIICFAIVLNFAAILNYRKTS is encoded by the coding sequence ATGAGAATATTACGTTTTTTACTAATCAAAGAATTCAAACAGATCTTTCGTAATCGCGCTATTTTAGCCATCATTTTAGCCATGCCGGTTATCCAGCTTATTATCTTACCATTGGCGGCTAATTATGAAGTTAAAAATATCAATCTGGCGGTTATAGACAACGATCATTCCGACTATTCTAGAGATTTAATTACTGAAGTTACTTCATCAGGATATTTCAGACTTACAGGATATTCGCAATCCTATCGTAAAGCACTACATTTGGTTGAAGAAGATAAGGCTGATATTATATTGGAGATTCCTAAAAACTTTGAAAAAGAATTACTGACCGAAAACCAGCAGCAGCTTTTTATCACCATAAATGCTGTAAACGGTACAAAAGCAGGACTTGGAGGCGGTTATATTTCTTCAATAATTCAGGAATACAACAATCAAATCCGTATAAAAAATAGTGTTCCGGACAAATTCAATGCAATGCCTGTTATTGAAATTACGTCATCAAACTGGTATAATCCTAATTTAAATTATCAATTGTATATGGTTCCGGGCGTTTTGGCAATGTTGGTAACACTTGTCGGCGGATTTCTTTCAGCATTGAATATTGTAAAAGAAAAAGAAGGCGGGACAATCGAACAGATTAATGTTTCTCCCATAAAAAAATATCATTTCATATTGGGAAAATTAATTCCGTTCTGGATTTTAGGAAATGTAGTTTTTGGATTAGGTCTAATTGTTTCATGGATTTTTTATGGCATTGTTCCTCTCGGAAGTATATTGCTTTTGTATGGTTTTGTGGTACTTTATCTTTTAGCCATTTTAGGTTTTGGGCTTTTGGTTTCGACCTTTTGCGAGACACAACAACAGGCTATGCTCATTATGTTTTTCTTCATCATGATTTTTGTTTTAATGGGCGGACTTTTCACCTCAATAGACAGCATGCCGGAATGGGCCAAGATGGTTTCTAAATTTAATCCTGTAAGTTATTTTATTGATGTGATGCGAATGGTCATTATCAAAGGAAGTACTTTTCAGGATATAAAACCACATATGCTCATTATTATCTGCTTTGCGATTGTTTTAAATTTTGCAGCGATTCTTAATTACAGAAAAACATCTTAA
- a CDS encoding DUF6630 family protein — MKNFFSNLFNRNNDPQSIISFDVINPIYSYLYHESNSLEFKVKGIHDPVLVNLYSIPYSLDHEEGRAEIKKAGFNNAYEVLNELYTKLNIGTLSEEMIQEGLEYDFIHVQFYSQPGQEMKKHFKRVINNFIIFFCCTNSLEINDIRILYSGSHFLDYTKGLLDCEFLDFNAPKNETQEIGVKDFKLVLQGICEYLNLEIPKTVELPSSESVLFDENVTIGDFKEFVNLVSRGSIEEEELNKYAENLFENFNDETKEDYESTEEHFAFFEEIDAWNSDWKFDPEDAEYFISEMLGEDFKFDYPEETYSHDLFPYIQSELAKSNLELLTYETFGDNYLFFIANKDEVERILELSELTKIEVNQL, encoded by the coding sequence ATGAAAAATTTCTTTTCCAATCTATTTAATCGAAATAACGATCCACAATCCATAATTTCTTTTGATGTTATAAATCCGATTTACAGTTATTTATATCATGAATCAAATAGTTTAGAATTTAAGGTAAAAGGAATTCACGATCCTGTTTTGGTCAATTTATATTCCATTCCGTATTCATTAGATCATGAAGAGGGAAGGGCGGAGATTAAAAAAGCAGGATTTAATAATGCTTATGAAGTTTTAAATGAACTTTACACAAAACTGAATATTGGCACTTTATCTGAAGAAATGATTCAGGAAGGATTAGAATATGATTTTATTCATGTTCAGTTTTATTCTCAGCCAGGTCAGGAAATGAAAAAACACTTTAAACGTGTTATCAATAATTTCATCATTTTCTTTTGCTGTACCAATAGTTTAGAAATAAACGATATCAGGATTTTATATTCCGGCAGTCATTTTTTAGATTATACAAAAGGCTTATTAGACTGTGAATTTCTTGATTTTAATGCTCCTAAAAATGAAACTCAGGAAATTGGCGTCAAAGATTTTAAATTGGTTTTACAGGGAATCTGTGAATATTTAAATCTCGAGATTCCAAAAACGGTAGAACTTCCTTCCTCTGAAAGTGTCTTATTCGACGAAAACGTTACTATCGGAGATTTTAAAGAGTTTGTTAACCTGGTTTCGAGAGGTAGTATTGAAGAAGAGGAACTCAATAAATATGCTGAAAATCTTTTTGAAAATTTCAATGATGAAACCAAAGAAGATTACGAAAGCACAGAAGAACATTTCGCTTTTTTCGAAGAAATAGATGCATGGAACAGTGACTGGAAGTTTGATCCTGAAGATGCGGAATATTTTATCTCTGAAATGCTGGGCGAAGATTTTAAATTCGATTATCCTGAAGAAACTTACAGTCACGATTTGTTTCCTTACATTCAGTCAGAGTTAGCAAAATCCAATCTGGAACTATTGACTTATGAAACTTTTGGAGATAATTATCTGTTTTTTATTGCCAATAAAGATGAAGTCGAAAGAATTTTAGAATTGTCTGAATTGACAAAAATTGAAGTGAATCAGCTTTAG
- a CDS encoding NAD(P)/FAD-dependent oxidoreductase — MPRELLLQVTPETAANEVLLKDYLSKQIKVSPNEIQHITILKRSIDARQKAIKINLKVVIYLKGEPFQETKIELPKYKDVSNAQEVIVVGAGPAGLFAALQLVELGLKPIVLERGKDVRGRRRDLKAINREHIVNEDSNYCFGEGGAGTYSDGKLYTRSKKRGDVTRILELLVAFGASEDILVEAHPHIGTNKLPKIIEDIREKIIEFGGQVLFETRVDDILVKNNEIEGIVTQNGDKIHANKLILATGHSARDIFELLDKKKILIEAKPFALGVRAEHAQELIDSIQYSCDYRGEHLPPAPYSIVKQVNGRGMYSFCMCPGGVIAPCATSPGEVVTNGWSPSKRDQSTANSGIVVELKLEDFKPFAKFGALAGMEFQKSIEQKAWHLAGETQKVPAQRMIDFTKSKVSADIPKTSYVPGTTSVELGQVFPGFLTQIMRQGFQDFGKSMKGYLTNEAILHAPESRTSSPVRIPRDPMTLEHLQIKGLYPCGEGAGYAGGIISAAIDGEKCALMIAESLK; from the coding sequence ATGCCAAGAGAACTTTTACTTCAGGTAACTCCAGAAACTGCTGCAAACGAAGTGTTGCTTAAAGATTATTTGTCGAAACAAATTAAAGTTTCTCCAAACGAAATTCAGCATATTACAATTTTAAAACGTTCTATTGATGCGCGCCAAAAAGCAATTAAAATCAATTTGAAAGTGGTTATTTATTTGAAAGGCGAACCTTTTCAGGAAACGAAAATTGAACTTCCAAAATATAAGGACGTCTCAAATGCGCAGGAAGTTATTGTGGTTGGAGCTGGTCCAGCGGGACTTTTTGCTGCATTACAATTGGTTGAATTAGGTTTAAAACCAATTGTACTTGAAAGAGGAAAAGACGTTAGAGGACGTCGTCGCGACTTAAAAGCAATTAATCGTGAACATATAGTAAACGAAGATTCGAATTATTGTTTTGGAGAAGGTGGAGCAGGAACCTATTCTGATGGCAAGTTATATACTCGTTCAAAAAAGAGAGGTGATGTAACCAGAATTTTAGAACTTCTAGTGGCATTTGGAGCTTCTGAAGATATTTTAGTTGAAGCGCATCCGCATATTGGAACCAATAAATTGCCGAAAATTATCGAAGACATTCGGGAGAAAATCATTGAATTCGGCGGGCAGGTTTTGTTTGAAACTAGAGTTGATGATATTTTAGTGAAAAATAATGAAATTGAAGGAATCGTAACGCAGAACGGAGATAAAATTCATGCCAATAAACTAATCCTGGCCACTGGACATTCGGCACGTGATATTTTTGAATTATTAGATAAAAAGAAAATTTTAATAGAAGCAAAACCTTTTGCTTTAGGCGTTCGTGCAGAGCATGCGCAGGAACTTATTGATAGTATTCAGTATAGCTGTGATTATCGCGGAGAACATTTACCTCCTGCGCCTTACTCAATTGTCAAGCAGGTAAACGGGCGCGGAATGTATTCGTTCTGTATGTGTCCGGGTGGTGTAATTGCACCTTGCGCTACAAGTCCGGGCGAAGTGGTTACAAACGGCTGGTCGCCATCTAAACGTGACCAATCGACAGCCAATTCAGGAATTGTAGTCGAATTGAAATTAGAAGATTTCAAGCCTTTTGCCAAATTTGGTGCGTTGGCCGGAATGGAATTTCAAAAAAGTATAGAGCAAAAAGCTTGGCATTTGGCTGGGGAAACTCAAAAAGTTCCGGCACAAAGAATGATTGATTTTACAAAAAGTAAAGTTTCAGCAGATATTCCAAAAACATCTTATGTACCAGGAACGACTTCAGTTGAATTAGGACAGGTTTTTCCGGGATTTTTAACTCAGATCATGCGTCAGGGATTTCAGGATTTTGGTAAGTCAATGAAAGGGTATTTAACTAACGAAGCGATTTTGCATGCGCCGGAAAGCAGAACCTCATCGCCAGTCAGAATTCCTCGTGATCCTATGACTTTAGAACATTTGCAAATCAAAGGATTATATCCTTGCGGGGAAGGTGCCGGTTATGCCGGCGGAATCATTTCTGCGGCCATTGATGGTGAAAAATGTGCCTTGATGATTGCGGAGTCCTTGAAATAA
- a CDS encoding quinone oxidoreductase family protein: MKALTFSTFGDSAVLEYIEIPDPQLKNDEILVEMKAIGLNFADVYRRKGNYHLKGNPPFIAGYEGAGIVIDANNHSEYKIGDRVAFADVPFANAELVAVNVNHVLPLPENISFETASSVLLQGLTAHYLATDSHKTAKGETVLIHAVAGGVGQILTQISKLLGASVIGLTSSAEKAKIGFEQGADHVFLYNEDWKSQVFKIAPKGVDAVYDSIGSTLIESFDVTKECGQVVFFGMAGGDPAPVDPRMLMDGSKTLTGGDLWSYLNSKEERIKRATQLFHWISEGKIKLSEPTSFKLSEGKLAHDFLESRKSTGKIILIP, from the coding sequence ATGAAAGCACTTACCTTCTCTACTTTTGGAGATTCAGCTGTTTTAGAATATATAGAAATCCCAGATCCACAATTGAAAAACGATGAGATTCTGGTCGAAATGAAAGCTATCGGATTAAACTTTGCAGACGTTTACCGCCGAAAAGGAAATTATCATTTAAAAGGAAATCCGCCTTTTATTGCCGGTTATGAAGGCGCCGGAATTGTTATCGATGCCAATAATCATTCTGAATATAAAATTGGTGATCGTGTGGCTTTCGCCGATGTTCCTTTTGCGAATGCAGAATTGGTTGCCGTTAATGTAAATCATGTTTTGCCATTACCTGAAAATATTTCGTTTGAAACTGCTTCTTCAGTTTTACTTCAAGGTTTAACCGCTCATTATTTAGCTACTGACAGTCACAAAACAGCAAAAGGAGAAACCGTTTTAATTCATGCCGTTGCTGGCGGAGTTGGACAAATACTAACACAAATCAGCAAACTTTTAGGCGCAAGCGTTATTGGTTTAACCTCATCTGCCGAAAAAGCAAAAATAGGATTTGAACAGGGCGCTGACCATGTTTTTCTTTATAATGAGGATTGGAAATCTCAGGTTTTTAAAATTGCTCCAAAAGGCGTTGATGCTGTTTATGACAGTATTGGAAGTACGTTAATCGAAAGCTTTGATGTCACCAAAGAATGCGGACAGGTTGTTTTCTTCGGAATGGCGGGCGGAGATCCTGCACCAGTCGATCCAAGAATGTTAATGGACGGTTCCAAAACTTTAACAGGAGGCGATTTATGGAGTTATTTAAATTCTAAAGAAGAAAGAATCAAAAGAGCAACTCAGTTATTCCATTGGATTAGTGAAGGGAAAATCAAACTTTCAGAACCGACTTCTTTCAAATTATCAGAAGGAAAACTGGCGCATGATTTTCTGGAAAGTAGAAAAAGCACAGGGAAAATAATTTTGATACCGTAA